A single region of the Melospiza melodia melodia isolate bMelMel2 chromosome 7 unlocalized genomic scaffold, bMelMel2.pri SUPER_7_unloc_1, whole genome shotgun sequence genome encodes:
- the LOC134432738 gene encoding zinc finger protein 391-like, which yields MLLQTRSSLVFPKPGFPIAKAWEAARKRKMPRDTEAEQELSMESREGKCPRQNLVEEAVLSGSTAQEANGEEKPWRCHTRRGCKRSRRGSEGERASLGREGGRRWSQSSELVLHEQLPGGEKPHTCVECGKSFRWSSDLIRHQRIHTGEKPYECEECGKSFSRSSHLMKHQRIHTEERPYKCSECGMCFRESSSLSQHQRTHTGERPYECSKCRKRFKTRAHLLRHYLSHTEERPFQCPDCGKGFKHNSDLITHQRIHTGERLYECDKCRKRFQTSSVLLLHYWIHTEERPFRCPDCGKGFKHNSNLIRHRRIHTGERPYECPQCGKSFSRSSHLTRHQQRHRSQEEWIYHLQITQISVKTAQSYPKKSSNPPQQTQSHAKLTRFRSHQADMRLGSDLESWGLN from the exons atgctcctacaaacgcgctcatcccttgttttccccaaaccaggatttcccattgccaaggcttgggaggctgcgaggaagaggaagatgccccgggacactgaggcag agcaggagctgagcatggagagcagggagggcaaatgcccgcggcagaacctggtggaagaggccgttttgagcggctccacggcgcaggaagccaacggggaggaaaagccgtGGAGATgccacacgaggaggggctgcaaacgcagccggcggggatctgagggggaaagagccagcctgggccgggaaggtggccggagatggagccagagctcggagctggtgctccatgagcagctccctggtggggagaagccccacacgtgcgtggagtgtgggaagagcttcaggtggagctctgacctgatcaggcaccagaggatccacactggagagaagccctatgagtgtgaggagtgtgggaagagcttcagccggagctcCCACTTGAtgaagcaccagaggatccacactgaaGAGAGGCCATACAAATGTTCcgagtgtgggatgtgcttcagagagagctccagcctgtcccagcaccagaggacccacactggggagaggccctatgagtgttcaaAGTGTCGGAAGAGGTTTAAGACAAGAGCCCATCTCCTCCGGCACTATCtgagtcacacagaggagaggcccttccaatgccccgactgcgggaagggattcaagcacaactccgacctcatcacccaccagcgcatccacactggggagaggctctatgagtgtgataaatgcaggaagaggtttcagaccagctctgttCTCCTCCTGCACTattggattcacacagaggagaggcccttccgctgccccgactgcgggaagggattcaagcacaactccaacctcatcaggcaccggcgcatccacactggggagaggccctacgagtgtccccagtgtgggaagagcttctccaggagctctcacttgacccgacaccaacagaggcaccg AAGCCAAGAGGAATGGATCTATCACCTCCAAATCACTCAAATCTCAGTGAAAACAGCTCAATCTTACCCCAAAAAGAGCTCAAACCCACCTCAACAAACTCAGTCCCACGCCAAACTCACTCGATTCCGCAGCCACCAGGCTGACATGAGGTTGGGAAGTGATTTAGAGTCGTGGGGTCTCAATTAG